CAGCGCGCCGAGCACGCTGCCCGCGCCGCCCGCGGCGAGCAGCACACCGACCGCGGCCGCCGACAGGCCCAGCGTGCGGGTCAGGAACAGCATTTCCACCGCGAGGAAGATGCCGTTCGCGAAGTTGGCGGTCGCGGTGGACGAGGTGATCGCGCGCAGCGTGCGGTTGCCGAAGACGAACCGCAGGCCCTCGGCGATCTGGGCGGACAACTTCGGGTTCTCGTGCGGTTCCGGTTCTGGCTCGGTGCGCCGGATCCGCAGCAGGCACAGCGCCGAGGTGAGAAAGCCCAGCCCGGTCATCAGCACCGCGTTCGCCGGGCCCAGCAGCTGCGCGAGGCCACCGCCGATCCCCGGGCCGACCACCTGCGAGACCGACTGGCTGGACTGGAGTTTCGCGTTGCCCTCCAGCAGCTGGTCGCGCCCGACGAGCGAGGGCAGGTACGACTGGTAGGCCACGTCGAAGAACACCGTGCACACCCCGGTCAGCAGCGCGACCACGACCAGCTGCGTCAGCGTGAGCACGCCGGCCCACCAGGCGAGCGGCACCGAGATCAGCAGCGCGGCGCGGGTGAAGTCGGCCCGCAGCATCAGCGGCCGCCGCCGGATGCGGTCCACCCACGCCCCGGCGGGCAGGCCGATGAGCAGGAACGCCAGCGTCTCCGCGGCGGTCAGCACGCCCATCTCGAACGGGCTCGCGGCCAGCACGGTGGCGGCGAGCAGCGGGAGCACGGTGTGCCCGACGAAGGAGCCGAGCTGGCTGGCCGTGTCACCGGCCCACAGCCGGCGGAAATCGGCATGCCGCCACAGGGAGTCTTCACGCACGGGTGGCAGTCAAGCGGAAGTGATTGGAAAGTGTCAATCACTTTGCCGACGTAGGCTGACCGCCGTGGGCACGGAACGACGGACCGCGACCGAGGCCGAGGCGAACGCGCTGGCCTCGGGAATACGCCTGCGCATCATCCGGTTGACCTTCAAGGAAGCGCTGACCAACAAGGAACTGGCGCAGCGGCTGGGCAAGGACCCCGCGACCGTGCTCCACCACGTGCGCAAGCTGGTGGACACCGGCTTCCTGGCGCCGCAGCCCGCCCGCCGCGGCAACCGCGGCGCGAAGGAGATCCCGTACCTGTCGACCGGGCTGTCTTGGAACCTCCAGCTGGACGAGAGCGAGGAACTGGGCCAGGCCTCGCTGGAGGCCTACCTCGCCGAGGTCGCCGAAACCGGGACGGCCAAGGTCGAGCAGACGCGCCTGGTGGTGCAGCTGCCAGAGGAGGAGCACGCGGAGTTCAAGCGCCGCCTGTACGGGCTGCTCGAGGAGTTCGCGGCGCGCCCGGTCGACCCGGGTGCCGAGCGGACCGCGGTGTACCTGGCGCTGTACCCCAGCACGTAATCCATTCGGCACATCCCGCGGTTCGTGGGACCATGGAAGGACGATGACGGAACTGACACACACTGATATGGCAGCCGACTTCGACGGCGAGGAGCTGTCGATCGGTGAGCTGGAACTGGAAGATCGCGCCTCGCTGCGCCGCGTCGCCGGGCTCTCCACGGAGCTCGAAGACGTCACCGAAGTCGAATACCGGCAACTCCGCCTGGAGCGGGTCGTGCTGGTCGGCGTGTGGACCGAAGGCACCGCCGCCCAGTCGGAGGCCTCACTGGCCGAACTCGCCCGGCTCGCCGAAACGGCGGGCTCGGAGGTGCTCGAAGGCATCGTGCAACGCCGTTCCCGGCCGGACCCGGCCACCTACATCGGCTCTGGCAAGGTGCGCGAACTGTTCGACATCGTGCGCGCCACCGGCGCCGACACGGTGATCTGCGACGGTGAGCTGTCCCCCGGCCAGCTGCGGCAGCTGGAGGCGAAGCTCAAGGTCAAGGTGGTCGACCGGACCGCGTTGATCCTGGACATCTTCGCCCAGCACGCCAGCTCCAAGGAGGGCAAGGCCCAGGTCGAGCTGGCCCAGCTGCAGTACCTGATCCCGCGGCTGCGGGGCTGGGGTGAGTCGCTGTCCCGGCAGGCCGGTGGTCGTGCCGGTGGCGCGAACGGCGGCGTGGGCCTGCGTGGTCCCGGTGAGACCAAGCTGGAGACCGACCGGCGGCGGATCAACAAGCGCGTGGCCAAGCTGCGCCGCGAGATCGCCTCGATGGACACCATTCGCGAGACCAAGCGCGGCCGCCGCGTGGCCAACGAGGTGCCCAGCGTGGCCATCGTCGGGTACACCAACGCCGGCAAGTCGAGCCTGCTCAACGCGATCACCGGGGCCGGGGTGCTGGTGGAGGACGCGCTGTTCGCCACCCTCGACCCGACCACCCGGCGCGCGGACACGCCCGACGGGCGCACCTACACGCTGACCGACACCGTCGGTTTCGTCCGGCACCTGCCGCACCAGCTGGTCGACGCGTTCCGCTCCACGCTGGAGGAGGCGGCCGACGCCGACCTGCTGCTGCACGTGGTGGACGGCTCCGACCCGGCGCCGGAGGAGCAGGTCAACGCGGTGCGCGACGTGCTCGGCGAGATCACCCGCAAGCGCAGCGAACCGCTGCCGCCGGAACTGCTGGTGATCAACAAGGCCGACGCGGCCGACGAGGTGAGCCTGGCCCGCCTGCGGAACCTGCTGCCCGGCGCGCTGGTGGTCTCCGCCCAGACGGGTGAAGGCATCGGGGCGCTGATCGACGCGATCGCCGCGCGCGTGCCGCGCCCGGACGTGGTGGTCGACGCGGTGGTGCCGTACACCCGCGGCGAACTGGTGGCCAGGGTGCACGCCGACGGTGAGGTGCTCACCGAGGAGCACACCGAGGACGGCACGCACCTGCGGGCACGGGTCCATCCGGACCTGGCCGCCGCGCTGCACACCTTCGCGGTCAACGGCTCGCCCGCGTAACCCAGTACCTTCGACGGCGAGGGATCTTTCTTTCGCTGACGGAGGTGGGTGGGTGCGCGGTCGAGCGTGCGCGGTGGTGCTCGTGACGGCGGTGGTGTCGTTGCTGGCGCCGACCGCCGTCGCCGTAGCCGAGGAGGTGCCCGCGCCCGAGTCGTTGTGCACCGTGCGCGATTCGCGGCTGGCCGAACTGTCCGGTCTCGCGGCCGACGGGGATCGCTGGTACGCGATGGGCGACGGGGGCACCAAGCTGCAGGTGGTGGTGCTCGGCCGGGACTGCGGGGTGCAGAAGGTGATCTCCGCGGCGGTCGATCCGTACGACGTGGAGGACCTGGCCCGCGCGAAGGACGGCACGCTCTGGCTGGCCGACACCGGTGACAACCGCAAGCAGCGCGAAACGGTCGCGCTGCACGCGCTCACCCCGGCGGGCAAGGCCACGCTCTACCGGCTCACCTATCCGGACGGGCAGCACGACGCCGAGGCGCTGCTGCTCGACGGTTCGGGCACTCCCTTCGTGGTCACCAAGAACGTGCTCGGCAAGGCCGAGGTGTACAAGCCGGCCGCCGAGCTGAAGAGCCCCGGCCCCAACGCGCTGGAGAAGGTCGGCACGCTGGACATCGCCACCACCGACACGCCGGGAGGACCGGTCGGTGGTGTCGGGTCCATGCTGGTCACCGGCGGTGCGGTGAGCCAGGACGGCAAAACCGTCGCCCTGCGCACCTACACCGACGCCTATCTCTACGCCGCCCCGGACGGTGACGTGGCGGCCGCGCTCAAGCGGAATCCCGTGCGGGTGCCGTTGCCGAACGAACCGCAGGGTGAGGCCATCGCCTTCGAACCGGACGGCACGCTGCTGTCCGCGAGCGAAGGCACCGGCCAGCCCGTGCGCGCCGTGCGCGGTGCGGCCGCACTGGCCGCGGCCACCACTTCGGCGGACGAGCGGCAGGGCTCGCCCGGACCCACCGGTGACCCCGCGACCGGTGGATCCGAGTCGGGCGTGCCGCTGTTGCCGGCGGCCGCCATCGCCGTGCTCGTCGCGCTCGGACTGGTTTTTGTGGTGAGCCGCGTGTGGCGCGCGCGGCGCGGGTGAGCTAGAGCCTGCGCAGCACCGCGACCACCTTGCCGAGAATGGTCGCGTCGTCACCGGGGATCGGGTCGTACGCCTCGTTGTGCGGCATCAGCCAGATGTGGCCGTCCTTGAGCTTGTACGTCTTCACGGTGGCTTCGCCGTCGATCATCGCGGCCACGATCTCGCCGTTGTTGGCGGTCGGCTGCTGGCGCACCACCACCCAGTCGCCGTCGGTGATCGCCGCGTCGACCATCGAGTCACCGGTGACGCTGAGCAGGAAGACGTCGCCCTCGCCGACGATGTCCTTCGGCAGCGGGTAGACGTCCTCGACCGACTGCTCGGCCAGCACCGGGCCACCGGCGGCGATCCGCCCGACCAGCGGTACGTAGGCCGGCTTGGGCATCTGCTCGATCGGCGTGCCCGGCTCGGCGTCCGCGGCCAGCACGCCCACCGCGCGCGGGCGGTTCGCGTCGCGGCGCAGGTAACCCTTGCGCTGCAGCGCGCGCAGCTGGTGGGAGACCGAGGACGTCGAGTTGAGGCCGACCGCCTCACCGATCTCGCGCACGCTCGGCGGGTAGCCGAAGCGGTCGACCCAGGCCCGGATCACTTCCAGTACCTGTGACTGCCGGACGGTCAAGCTCTCGTCCGCGTCCTCTGGTTCGCGCAGGGCGGGTATCTTGCTGCCCGGCGCGCCCTTCCTGACACTCACTGTGTTCGCCTCCCAGGTGCTGGAGGCCGGTGGACGGGGTCTGCCACCGGCCCGGTTCGGTTGCCGCGGGACCGGCCGCCGCGCCGGAGCGCGCCACGCCGGTGGCCCTCCCTGCGACGCTAGCCCGCCACGGGGTGGAGATCAAACATTTGTTCGACCGACACGCCGGGCGCCGCTCGATTTTGTCGGTCCCGGGTGGTACACATTCGCACGGGAGTTCGATAGAACGCCTGTTCGAGGGTCCGGTGCCAGCGTACCGCGACCTGGACGAGGGCCGCGAGGAGGTTCCGTGATGTCGGTGCTGGTCGACCTGGACGACGTGCGGGGAGTGGTGGTCAGGCGCGGGGTCCTGATCGACGAGAACGTGACGGTCGGTGAGGCGCCCCCGGTGCGGCCCGCACGCCGCCCGAGGGTCAAGGGAGAGACGCGCCGCCCCCCGACGCGGCCGCGGGTGGTCGCCGGGTTGCGCGCGGTGCCGGAGGTGCGCTGCGCCCCGGTCCGGCGCGGGGTGCGCTGGCCGTGGCTGGCCGCGATGGCGGTGGCGGCAGGCGTGGTGGTCGCCGGCTTCGGCGTCCTGGCCGACGCGATGGCCGCGCCCGTGCCCTCGCGCACCGCGGTGGTCTCGGTCGCGCCGGGGGAGACCCTGTGGGATGTGGCCGAGCGCATGGCGCCGAGCAGCGATGCCGCGGCCGTGGTGGAGCGCATCCGCTCCCTGAACCACCTCGACGAGCGCGGTTTGGTCCCGGGCCTGCCCCTGGAAGTCCCCACCGAAACCGCTCCGGCGAACTGAGCCCTTCCGTGCCCGCGCGGAATGCCGCCACCCCGAGCCGCGCACCACGCGCAGGCCCGCTGGCCGCTGCCCCGCCAGGCTCAGGCGCACTGCACGCCAGACCGCCACGCGCCAGGCCGCCGTGTGCTGGGCCGCGACGCGCCAGACCGCCACGCGCCGGGTCGCGACGCGCCGGGTCGCGACGCGCCGGGTCGCCACGCGCCAGCCGCCGTGTGCTGGGCTGCCTCGTGTCGGTTCGCGCACTGAAGGCTCGCCACGCGCCGGGTTGCCGTGTGCTGGGCCGCTACGCGTCGGGCCGCTACGCGCCGGGTCGCCGGGTGCGGGCGCTCTGCGTGCCGGATCCGCGAGTGTTGGCTCGCCCGGCCCTGACCCGCCACTTTCGGATCGCTGCGGCTGGCTCGCCGGTGCTGGATCGCGTTGCGCGGCTTCACCGCGTGCTGGATCGCCGCCGCGGGCCGCGAGCGCTTCGCGCGCGAGTCAGGCCTGAGTCGGGCGGTGCCGCGGGCAGGGCAAACCGGAGATGTCCTGAGCGACAGGACGTCGGGTTACCCCTCGCGAGGGGCGAAATCTTTCCGGTCGCACGACGGCCGGTGAACTGCCTCGGATCGCTGGGGCGGGTGGTTGCCGGGTCGGTGCGAGCCTCCGACCTGGGCCGGGACGAGTCCGGAGTGGATGTGGAAGAGAACCAGCACGGCGAGCGGCGCCGTCACGTCGAGGGGCGCGAGCCGGATGTTCGGCTTTCACCCGGTTCAGCGGCGTTGCGCGGTTGCGGTCGCCCCGGCGCGCTCCTAGAGTCCACCCCCATATCTAGTGGTAACACGCCTGTAGTTGGTCCACAGCTTGGGGTAGAATCGGAGTCAGTTGTCCCGGGTGTGCTCACCTGCCGCGGAAGGAAGGGTGGTCTGCTGATGCGGTGCCCGTTCTGCCGTCACGCCGACTCGCGCGTGGTCGACTCGCGTGAAGTGGACGAGGGGCAGGCGATCCGCCGCCGCCGGTCGTGCTCCGAGTGCGGTCGCCGGTTCACCACCTCCGAGACGATGGTGCTCGCCGTGGTGAAGCGGTCCGGGGTGACCGAGCAGTTCAGCCGGGACAAGGTGGTGCGGGGAGTGCGCCGCGCCTGCCAGGGCCGCCCCGTCGACGACGACGATCTCCAGCAGCTGGCGCAGCGGGTCGAGGAATCGATCCGGTCGGCCGGGCTGGCGGAGATCCCGAGTCACGAGGTCGGCCTCGCCATTCTCGGCCCGCTCCGCGAGCTCGACGAGGTCGCCTACCTCCGCTTCGCCAGCGTCTACCGCTCGTTCTCCTCGGTCGAGGACTTCGAGAAGGAGATCGCGGACCTTCGCCAGGCAATAGCCGGTAGCGAAGAGAGCGCGAACGACGAGTAAGGCTCGCCGTTCCGTGCCGGAACGAGGGAGTGCCCATGACCGAAACCGTGGGGACCGGCGCGGACGCCGTTGAGCAACGGCAGCCCGGCCGGCTCGGCATCCGCCGCGTGTTCACCACCGAGGGCGTGCACCCGTACGCCGAGGTGGAGTGGGAACAGCGCGACGTCGTGATGACGAACTGGCGCGACGGCACGGTGAACTTCGAGCAGCGCGGCGTGGAGTTCCCCGCCTTCTGGTCGGTGAACGCCACCAACATCGTGACCAGCAAGTACTTCCGCGGCGCGGTCGGCACACCGCAGCGCGAGCGGAGCCTGAAGCAGCTGATCGACCGAGTGGTCGGCGCCTACGTCCGAGCCGGCGTCGAACACGGCTACTTCGCCACCCCCGCCGATGCGGAGATCTTCGAGCACGAACTCACCTGGATGCTGCTGCACCAGGTGTTCAGCTTCAACTCCCCGGTCTGGTTCAACGTCGGAACCGCCTCGAAGCAGCAAGTCTCGGCGTGCCTGCCGTACCACGCCCTGGTCAGCACACCGTCCGGGCTGGTGCCCATCGGGGAACTGGTGGACACCGACGCGGTCGGGGCGAAGGTCTACGACGGGCACGGTGTCACCGGCGTGGTGGCCACCAAGGCCAACGGCCGCAAGAACGTCCACCGGGTGCACACCAAGGCCGGGTACACACTGGACGTCACCGCCGATCACCTGGTCTGGAAGGCGGCGAGCGCCACCGGCGGCGAGTTCGTCGAAGCGGGCACGCTGCGCCCGGGGGACCAGCTCGAGTGGCATCGGGTCCGCTCGTTCGGCGAACGGGAGATCGATCAGCGCGAGATCGCCGAAGCGGCGCTGGCGGGGTGGCTGCAGTCGGACGGGTTCGTCGGACGCAACGAGGGGACGAACAGGTCGCTGACCATCGAGGCGATGACCGTCAACGACGAGGAACTCGCCTGGGTGACCGATGCGCTCGACCGCGTGTTCCCGGGAGCGCACCGCCACGAACGTTCGGTGGTGACCAAGGACGAGGGGCTGGACTGCCGCCGCACCCGGCTGTACGGCAACCATCTCCAGTCCTTTGTGGATCATTGGAGCCTGCTCACCCGGGGTGCGGCCATGACGGTCCCGGCGCACCTGTACACCGCACCGCTGCCCGTGGTGGCCGCGTACCTGCGGAGCCTGTTCCAGGCTGAGGGTTACGTCTCGGATCGTGAACGGTCCACTTTGGTCGGCATGGACATGATCTGCGAGCAACTGGTCCGCGGCGTGCAGAACCTCCTGCTGCGCTTCGGCATCTTCTCGCGGGTGGCGAAGAAGGCGGATCCCCGCCCGAACCGGCACGGTTGCTGGTCGCTGCGGATACAGAACCGGGGTGACCGGGAGATCTTCGCCGCGGAGATCGGCTTCGTCGACGAGCGCAAGTCGGCGAAGCTCGAGGCGAGCCTGGAACGGCCGGGCCGGCCCGCCAAGCCGACCAAGCGGCTGGAGATCGAGTGCATCGAGGACCTCGGGCCGATGGAGGTCTACGACATCCAGACCGACAGCGGGGAATTCCTCGCCGGGAACCTCCGCGTGCACAACTGTTTCATCCTCGCCGTGGATGACTCGATGGAGTCGATTCTGAACTGGTACCGGGAAGAGGGGCTGATCTTCAAGGGCGGTTCCGGCGCCGGGTTGAATCTGTCGCGCATTCGGTCGTCGAAGGAGCTGCTGTCCTCCGGTGGCACGGCCTCCGGGCCGGTCTCGTTCATGCGGGGCGCCGACGCGTCGGCGGGCACCATCAAGTCCGGCGGGGCAACGCGCCGGGCGGCCAAGATGGTGGTGCTCGACGTCGACCATCCCGACGTCGAGGAGTTCATCGAGACCAAGGCCAGGGAAGAGCAGAAGATCCGCGTCCTGCGCGACGCCGGATTCGACATGGACCTTTCCGGCTCCGACATCTCCTCGGTGCAGTACCAGAACGCCAACAACTCGGTGCGTGTCTCCGACGAGTTCATGCAGGCGGTCGAGTCCGACAGCGCGTTCGGCCTGCGCGCCAGGCAGACCGGCGAGGTGATCAGTGAGGTCGAGGCCAAGAAGCTGTTCCGCGCGATGGCGCAGGCGGCGTGGGAGTGCGCCGACCCCGGGATCCAGTACGACGACACCATCAACGACTGGCACACCTGCCCCGAATCCGGCCGGATCACCGCGTCCAACCCGTGCTCGGAGTACATGCACCTGGACAACTCCAGCTGCAACCTGGCCTCGCTGAACCTGCTGAAGTTCCTCGGCGAGGACGGCACCTTCGACGCGCGCCGGTTCGCCCGCGCGGTCGAGTTCGTGATCACCGCGATGGACATCTCGATCTGCTTCGCCGACTTCCCGACCGAGGCGATCGGCGACACCACGCGGAAGTTCCGGCAGCTCGGCATCGGTTACGCCAATCTGGGCGCGCTGCTGATGGCGATGGGCCACGCCTACGACTCCGACGGCGGCCGCGCGCTCGCGGCGTCGATCACCTCGCTGATGACGGGCGTTTCGTACCGCCGTTCCGCCGAACTCGCCGGCGTCGTCGGCCCGTACGAGGGGTACGCGCGCAACGCCGAAGCGCACCAGCGCGTGATGCGCAAGCACGCCGCGGCGAACGAACTCATCCGCACCTACCACGCCATCGACGCCGCCGTGCGCAAGCTCGCCTCCGAGGAATGGCACCGCGGCATCAAAATCGGCACCGAACACGGCTGGCGCAACGCGCAGGCGAGTGTGCTGGCGCCGACCGGGTGCCTGACCGCCGAAACCCTGGTGACCACCGATCGCGGGCTCGCCAGGCTCTCCGAACTCGGCGACCTGTACGGCGACAGGTGGCAGGACGTCGATTTCACCGTGGCGACCGACGAGGGACCGCGGCGGGCGACCAGGTTCTTCGTCAACGGCGAGGAACCGACCCGGCGCCTGGTCACCGCGGGTGGGTACCGGATCCAGGGCACGCTGGCCCACCGGGTGAAGGTGGTCGAGAACGGCACCTGGGTGTGGAAGCGGCTCGCCGACGTGCGTTCCGGTGACGTGCTCCCGCTCCAGTTGGGTGGGCTGGTCGGCGAACCGCGCCGCGTGCCGATGCCGGTGCTGGACCAGGCCTGCTACGCGGGCGACCGGAACGCCGTGGTGCCCGGCTTCGTCGATGAGGACCTGGCCGAGCTGGTCGGCTACTTCATGGGCGACGGCAGCCTGCACGCGAAGGGATTGAGGTTCCGCGTGGCGGACACCGATCTCGACGTGGTCGAGCGGCTTCGCGTGCTGTGCAAGGGATTGTTCGACATCGAAGCCGCGGTCCGTCCCGCGGCCGGTTACCAGGAGGTGGCGATCGACTCGGTGCGTCTCGCCCGCTGGTGGAAGGCCGCCGGTTTCGCCAAGGACCTGCCCGGGGCCGATCACACGGGCAAGGGCTGGACGCCACGGATCCCCGCCGCGATTCGCGAGACGAACGACGTCACCGTGTACGCCGCGTTCCTGCGGGGGGTGTTCGAAGCGGACGGTACGGTCACCGAAGGCGTGCCGGGTTTGAGCACCGCCTCGGAGACCTTCGCCGAGGACATCCGCTCGATGCTGCTGACGCTGCGCCTGGCCACGACCACCCGCGAGACCACCAGCGGCTGGGATGGTGCCCGATACCAGGTTCGGTTGCGCAACGTCGACCACGCGCTGACCTTCGACGAGGTGATCGGTTTCATCGGCGAGCGCAAGTCGCGCGCGCTGGTGGCGCTGGAACCCCGCTCCGCGAAGGACGACTTGCGCGATCAGCCCGGCTACCTCTTCGAGACCGTGGCGGTCAACGAGGACGGCGGGGTGCAGCCGACCTACGACCTGTCCGTGCCGGAGAACGTCACCTACGTCGCGAACGGCTTTGTCAGCCACAACACCATCGGCTTCATGATGGACTGCGACACGACCGGCATCGAGCCGGACTTTTCGCTGGTGAAGTTCAAGAAGCTGGTCGGCGGCGGGTCGATGCAGATCGTGAACCAGACGGTGCCGCGGGCGCTTTCCGTGCTGGGGTACCAGGGCGAGCAGGCCGAGGCCATCGTCGAGTTCATCGCGCAGCACGGGCACGTGGTGGACGCGCCGGGGCTGCGGCCCGAGCACTACGACGTGTTCGACTGCGCGGTCGGCGAGCGGTCCATCGCGGCGATGGGCCACGTGCGCATGATGGCCGCGGTGCAGCCGTTCCTGTCCGGCGCCATTTCCAAGACGGTCAACATGCCGGAGTCGGCGACCGTCGCCGACGTCGAGGAGATCTACTTCCAGGGCTGGAAACTCGGCCTGAAGGCACTGGCGATCTACCGCGACAACTGCAAGGTCGGCCAGCCGCTGTCCACCGCCAAGAAGAAGGAAGAGCCCGCCGAGGTGGCCAAGGTGGAGTACCGCCCGGTCCGCAAGCGGCTGCCGAAGAAACGCCCCAGCCAGACCGTTTCGTTCACCGTCGGCGGCGCCGAGGGCTACCTGCACGCCGGGTCGTATCCGGACGACGGGCTCGGCGAGATCTTCATCAAGCTCGGCAAGCAGGGCTCCACCCTGGCCGGAGTGATGGACGCCTTCTCCATGTCGATCTCGGTCGGCCTGCAGTACGGGATCCCGCTGGAGTTCTACATCTCGAAGTTCTCCAACCTGCGCTTCGAACCGGCCGGCATGACCGACGACCCGGACGTCCGGATCGCCACCAGCGTGCTCGACTACCTCTTCCGGCGGCTCGCCTTGGACTACCTGCCGTACGAGAAGCGTTCGCAACTCGGCATCTTCACCGCCGAGGAACGCGCCTCGCAGGTCGACGCCGACTACGGCGCGTCCACCGCGGAGCCGCCACGGGTCGATCTCGACGAGTTGCGCAGCAGCGTCTATTCGTCAGAGGCCGACGCCGAACCGGAGGTCGAAGGGGAACGCCAGGCGCAGACCTCAGCGGAGCTGATGGAACTGCACCTCGGCAAGGTCGCCGACGCGCCGCTGTGCATGACGTGTGGCACGAAGATGCGCCCGGCCGGCTCGTGCTATGCGTGCGAAGGATGTGGGGCCACCTCGGGCTGCAGCTGACCTCCACAGGATCTCCACACACCTTCCACCGAACCTCCCGGTGGATTCGGCCAACGTGCTTCCCGCGCCGACCGTCTCAAGAGGCGTAAGGAAAGGAGTGGCATGTTGAGCGAATTCACCGGGTGGGTCGAGCACTTCGAGGCCGAAGCCGAGCGCC
The genomic region above belongs to Amycolatopsis sp. YIM 10 and contains:
- the hflX gene encoding GTPase HflX is translated as MTELTHTDMAADFDGEELSIGELELEDRASLRRVAGLSTELEDVTEVEYRQLRLERVVLVGVWTEGTAAQSEASLAELARLAETAGSEVLEGIVQRRSRPDPATYIGSGKVRELFDIVRATGADTVICDGELSPGQLRQLEAKLKVKVVDRTALILDIFAQHASSKEGKAQVELAQLQYLIPRLRGWGESLSRQAGGRAGGANGGVGLRGPGETKLETDRRRINKRVAKLRREIASMDTIRETKRGRRVANEVPSVAIVGYTNAGKSSLLNAITGAGVLVEDALFATLDPTTRRADTPDGRTYTLTDTVGFVRHLPHQLVDAFRSTLEEAADADLLLHVVDGSDPAPEEQVNAVRDVLGEITRKRSEPLPPELLVINKADAADEVSLARLRNLLPGALVVSAQTGEGIGALIDAIAARVPRPDVVVDAVVPYTRGELVARVHADGEVLTEEHTEDGTHLRARVHPDLAAALHTFAVNGSPA
- the lexA gene encoding transcriptional repressor LexA, coding for MPALREPEDADESLTVRQSQVLEVIRAWVDRFGYPPSVREIGEAVGLNSTSSVSHQLRALQRKGYLRRDANRPRAVGVLAADAEPGTPIEQMPKPAYVPLVGRIAAGGPVLAEQSVEDVYPLPKDIVGEGDVFLLSVTGDSMVDAAITDGDWVVVRQQPTANNGEIVAAMIDGEATVKTYKLKDGHIWLMPHNEAYDPIPGDDATILGKVVAVLRRL
- a CDS encoding transcriptional regulator, translating into MGTERRTATEAEANALASGIRLRIIRLTFKEALTNKELAQRLGKDPATVLHHVRKLVDTGFLAPQPARRGNRGAKEIPYLSTGLSWNLQLDESEELGQASLEAYLAEVAETGTAKVEQTRLVVQLPEEEHAEFKRRLYGLLEEFAARPVDPGAERTAVYLALYPST
- the nrdR gene encoding transcriptional regulator NrdR, which produces MRCPFCRHADSRVVDSREVDEGQAIRRRRSCSECGRRFTTSETMVLAVVKRSGVTEQFSRDKVVRGVRRACQGRPVDDDDLQQLAQRVEESIRSAGLAEIPSHEVGLAILGPLRELDEVAYLRFASVYRSFSSVEDFEKEIADLRQAIAGSEESANDE
- a CDS encoding adenosylcobalamin-dependent ribonucleoside-diphosphate reductase, producing the protein MTETVGTGADAVEQRQPGRLGIRRVFTTEGVHPYAEVEWEQRDVVMTNWRDGTVNFEQRGVEFPAFWSVNATNIVTSKYFRGAVGTPQRERSLKQLIDRVVGAYVRAGVEHGYFATPADAEIFEHELTWMLLHQVFSFNSPVWFNVGTASKQQVSACLPYHALVSTPSGLVPIGELVDTDAVGAKVYDGHGVTGVVATKANGRKNVHRVHTKAGYTLDVTADHLVWKAASATGGEFVEAGTLRPGDQLEWHRVRSFGEREIDQREIAEAALAGWLQSDGFVGRNEGTNRSLTIEAMTVNDEELAWVTDALDRVFPGAHRHERSVVTKDEGLDCRRTRLYGNHLQSFVDHWSLLTRGAAMTVPAHLYTAPLPVVAAYLRSLFQAEGYVSDRERSTLVGMDMICEQLVRGVQNLLLRFGIFSRVAKKADPRPNRHGCWSLRIQNRGDREIFAAEIGFVDERKSAKLEASLERPGRPAKPTKRLEIECIEDLGPMEVYDIQTDSGEFLAGNLRVHNCFILAVDDSMESILNWYREEGLIFKGGSGAGLNLSRIRSSKELLSSGGTASGPVSFMRGADASAGTIKSGGATRRAAKMVVLDVDHPDVEEFIETKAREEQKIRVLRDAGFDMDLSGSDISSVQYQNANNSVRVSDEFMQAVESDSAFGLRARQTGEVISEVEAKKLFRAMAQAAWECADPGIQYDDTINDWHTCPESGRITASNPCSEYMHLDNSSCNLASLNLLKFLGEDGTFDARRFARAVEFVITAMDISICFADFPTEAIGDTTRKFRQLGIGYANLGALLMAMGHAYDSDGGRALAASITSLMTGVSYRRSAELAGVVGPYEGYARNAEAHQRVMRKHAAANELIRTYHAIDAAVRKLASEEWHRGIKIGTEHGWRNAQASVLAPTGCLTAETLVTTDRGLARLSELGDLYGDRWQDVDFTVATDEGPRRATRFFVNGEEPTRRLVTAGGYRIQGTLAHRVKVVENGTWVWKRLADVRSGDVLPLQLGGLVGEPRRVPMPVLDQACYAGDRNAVVPGFVDEDLAELVGYFMGDGSLHAKGLRFRVADTDLDVVERLRVLCKGLFDIEAAVRPAAGYQEVAIDSVRLARWWKAAGFAKDLPGADHTGKGWTPRIPAAIRETNDVTVYAAFLRGVFEADGTVTEGVPGLSTASETFAEDIRSMLLTLRLATTTRETTSGWDGARYQVRLRNVDHALTFDEVIGFIGERKSRALVALEPRSAKDDLRDQPGYLFETVAVNEDGGVQPTYDLSVPENVTYVANGFVSHNTIGFMMDCDTTGIEPDFSLVKFKKLVGGGSMQIVNQTVPRALSVLGYQGEQAEAIVEFIAQHGHVVDAPGLRPEHYDVFDCAVGERSIAAMGHVRMMAAVQPFLSGAISKTVNMPESATVADVEEIYFQGWKLGLKALAIYRDNCKVGQPLSTAKKKEEPAEVAKVEYRPVRKRLPKKRPSQTVSFTVGGAEGYLHAGSYPDDGLGEIFIKLGKQGSTLAGVMDAFSMSISVGLQYGIPLEFYISKFSNLRFEPAGMTDDPDVRIATSVLDYLFRRLALDYLPYEKRSQLGIFTAEERASQVDADYGASTAEPPRVDLDELRSSVYSSEADAEPEVEGERQAQTSAELMELHLGKVADAPLCMTCGTKMRPAGSCYACEGCGATSGCS
- a CDS encoding LysM peptidoglycan-binding domain-containing protein, with amino-acid sequence MSVLVDLDDVRGVVVRRGVLIDENVTVGEAPPVRPARRPRVKGETRRPPTRPRVVAGLRAVPEVRCAPVRRGVRWPWLAAMAVAAGVVVAGFGVLADAMAAPVPSRTAVVSVAPGETLWDVAERMAPSSDAAAVVERIRSLNHLDERGLVPGLPLEVPTETAPAN